A region of Carassius auratus strain Wakin chromosome 11, ASM336829v1, whole genome shotgun sequence DNA encodes the following proteins:
- the LOC113111344 gene encoding uncharacterized protein C1orf158-like isoform X1, protein MSQPCKYSNKVLIGNWAEERLHFTQDCEMANSSYRMDYMAHMPHRPDAVMCQRAFRRSEGLPLRQLFSHHGLLSSHCLVSQYDESYGRQASSSLPTLHSWSSFKLARVPERSDHPIQGPPTNFGLAASWRARMEQQRALVPTLSEYRASYPLHPNSAFCYSHHVSMLKRFSSSQLPANLSNEDLALKH, encoded by the exons ATGAGTCAGCCCTGTAAATACAGCAACAAAGTACTCATTGGTAATTGGGCAGAGGAGAGATTACAT TTCACTCAGGACTGCGAGATGGCCAACAGCAGCTACAGGATGGACTACATGGCCCATATGCCACACAGGCCTGATGCTGTCATGTGCCAAAGGGCATTTCGCAGATCAGAG GGTCTTCCCTTAAGGCAGTTATTTTCTCATCATGGCCTCCTCTCCTCCCACTGTCTGGTGTCACAGTATGATGAGTCGTACGGGCGGCAGGCCTCCTCCTCTCTGCCCACACTGCACTCCTGGAGCTCTTTCAAACTGGCCAGGGTCCCAGAGAGGTCAGATCACCCAATCCAAG GCCCCCCTACTAATTTTGGCTTGGCGGCTTCTTGGCGGGCCCGCATGGAACAACAGCGGGCACTTGTGCCCACATTAAGCGAGTATAGGGCTTCATACCCTCTGCACCCCAACAGTGCCTTCTGTTATTCTCACCACGTCAGCATGCTCAAGCGCTTCTCCAGCAGTCAGCTTCCTGCCAACCTCAGCAACGAGGACCTGGCACTGAAACACTAA
- the LOC113111094 gene encoding short-chain dehydrogenase/reductase 3-like, translating into MDLKALGCVVFLPIQIFYYIFKATVCWFLPSRRRDLTGDVVLITGGGRGIGRHLAKEFAVRGAKKLILWGRTEKCLKEACEEITLMGTECHYFVCDVANREEVYKQAKVVREKVGDVTILVNNAAVVHGKSLLDSDDDALLKSQHINTMGQFWTTKAFLPRMLELQNGHVVCVNSILSLSPIPGAIDYCTSKASSLAFMESLTLGLLDCPGVGCTTVLPFHTNTEMFQGMRVRFPQLFPPLKPEVVAQKTVDAVRTNTAFVYLPWSMHALVILKSMLPQSALEEIHKFSGSYTCMNTFKGRT; encoded by the exons ATGGATCTGAAGGCGCTGGGCTGCGTGGTGTTCTTACCTATTCAGATATTCTACTATATATTCAAGGCGACCGTGTGCTGGTTCTTACCGAGCAGGCGGAGAGATCTGACCGGAGACGTGGTGCTTATCACTGGTGGCGGACGGGGCATCGGCCGTCACCTGGCTAAGGAGTTCGCCGTGCGTGGAGCTAAAAAG CTAATCCTGTGGGGCCGGACGGAAAAATGTCTGAAGGAGGCATGCGAGGAGATCACCCTCATGGGGACGGAATGCCATTATTTTGTTTGCGATGTGGCCAACAGAGAAGAGGTTTACAAGCAAGCCAAGGTTGTCAGAGAAAAG GTGGGAGATGTTACCATTCTAGTGAATAATGCTGCAGTGGTTCATGGGAAGAGTCTGCTGGACAGTGATGATGATGCTCTTCTGAAGTCACAGCACATCAACACAATGGGACAATTTTGG ACCACAAAAGCCTTCTTGCCTCGTATGCTGGAACTGCAAAATGGTCACGTTGTGTGCGTCAACTCCATCCTGTCTCTTTCGCCCATACCTGGGGCTATAGACTACTGCACTTCTAAAGCATCATCACTAGCCTTCATGGAAAGCCTCACTCTGGGGTTGCTGGACTGCCCGGGGGTGGGCTGTACCACTGTTCTCCCATTCCACACCAACACTGAAATGTTTCAAGGCATGAGAGTCAG gtTCCCCCAACTCTTCCCTCCTCTAAAACCTGAGGTGGTAGCCCAAAAAACAGTGGACGCTGTTAGGACCAATACAGCCTTCGTGTACCTACCCTGGAGCATGCATGCACTCGTAATTCTCAAAAG TATGCTACCGCAGAGTGCCCTTGAAGAAATCCACAAGTTCTCAGGAAGCTACACCTGCATGAATACTTTCAAGGGACGGACATGA
- the LOC113111344 gene encoding uncharacterized protein C1orf158-like isoform X2 has product MSQPCKYSNKVLIGNWAEERLHFTQDCEMANSSYRMDYMAHMPHRPDAVMCQRAFRRSELFSHHGLLSSHCLVSQYDESYGRQASSSLPTLHSWSSFKLARVPERSDHPIQGPPTNFGLAASWRARMEQQRALVPTLSEYRASYPLHPNSAFCYSHHVSMLKRFSSSQLPANLSNEDLALKH; this is encoded by the exons ATGAGTCAGCCCTGTAAATACAGCAACAAAGTACTCATTGGTAATTGGGCAGAGGAGAGATTACAT TTCACTCAGGACTGCGAGATGGCCAACAGCAGCTACAGGATGGACTACATGGCCCATATGCCACACAGGCCTGATGCTGTCATGTGCCAAAGGGCATTTCGCAGATCAGAG TTATTTTCTCATCATGGCCTCCTCTCCTCCCACTGTCTGGTGTCACAGTATGATGAGTCGTACGGGCGGCAGGCCTCCTCCTCTCTGCCCACACTGCACTCCTGGAGCTCTTTCAAACTGGCCAGGGTCCCAGAGAGGTCAGATCACCCAATCCAAG GCCCCCCTACTAATTTTGGCTTGGCGGCTTCTTGGCGGGCCCGCATGGAACAACAGCGGGCACTTGTGCCCACATTAAGCGAGTATAGGGCTTCATACCCTCTGCACCCCAACAGTGCCTTCTGTTATTCTCACCACGTCAGCATGCTCAAGCGCTTCTCCAGCAGTCAGCTTCCTGCCAACCTCAGCAACGAGGACCTGGCACTGAAACACTAA
- the LOC113111093 gene encoding kelch domain-containing protein 7A-like, translated as MPIAELLGVHFDMQLLGKLTLSVATMLFVSLVFRFYNSRARNRRRRSEIRGVQATQTGYSTCNTVQEPQNKAAKEESDTENLFQQSSEKPLQESLKNEKSALKRGQPETMDLNGCAEEEPASKSNAIEDTTEAKSGKPKLTLQLPGMTEKDPGIPSGRRSPVLMKKLEGGTGVGRQLIQDVGHQGMFSSFQSKAEIKVENADLILDGPGNCRTGVHGKIYEYYVESSSHFISDLSPTLSVSPVYGQNENSTLFKSQSLDLPSFNDRSRSPSPQPSSFIMRDLEISPRIANEPPSTFKPTVRYSRQVVIRQDSYLTAASDSELPIPLPTHSALTPRSCSPAQPNDIPSSPLDSDIANLDALEEPQVKTVAGAKFLHFPENMGNAELEGLAGKLDLGNCLEALTLAKKHGHTALQQAALRVMSDNYLQVLRDPSLFGRLKAGERDHIQTQRMRGRKWLVVADMDSPDWSRRLSQSMDLGSESVKSSSGIYYYDDYKDTWHLHTHIPQEVLSKGCAMCTMDNYLFIAVGFQGPEREATPSRKVYCYNPVTSIWSEISPMNEARPHCKLVALQGHLYAIGGECLSTVERYDPRTNRWTFVAPLPNETFAVAHKATACSGELFVAGGTLRYTLLRYNPKTNTWRESMINGSKDKTTEMVAVRNFLYRFDVSPLGISVYRFHAMARLWYECSSIRLPHCTAFQCVTMDNIIYCVSRQFTLRFLADEVSPSFVAQDLKVLYPAKGILFPFVLVLPDRSTQQTCV; from the coding sequence ATGCCAATTGCAGAATTGCTTGGAGTGCACTTTGACATGCAGCTCCTGGGCAAACTCACTCTATCTGTGGCCACCATGCTATTTGTCTCTTTGGTTTTCAGATTCTACAACTCCAGGGCAAGAAACAGACGGCGAAGAAGTGAAATAAGGGGTGTGCAAGCAACCCAAACAGGCTACAGCACCTGCAATACTGTGCAAGAACCACAGAATAAAGCTGCAAAGGAGGAGTCTGACACGGAAAATCTTTTTCAACAATCTTCAGAGAAACCCTTGCAAGAAAgccttaaaaatgaaaaatctgcctTGAAAAGGGGTCAGCCTGAAACTATGGACTTGAACGGTTGTGCAGAGGAGGAACCTGCAAGTAAAAGCAACGCAATTGAGGATACAACTGAGGCAAAGAGTGGCAAACCAAAGTTGACCTTACAACTTCCTGGCATGACGGAAAAAGATCCAGGAATTCCAAGTGGACGCAGATCCCCAGTCCTAATGAAGAAGCTGGAAGGTGGCACAGGTGTTGGCAGGCAGCTGATACAAGACGTCGGTCACCAGGGCATGTTCTCAAGTTTTCAGTCAAAGGCAGAAATCAAAGTAGAGAATGCTGACCTTATCTTGGATGGGCCAGGGAATTGTAGAACGGGCGTCCATGGAAAGATATATGAGTACTATGTAGAGTCCTCTTCTCATTTTATCTCAGATTTAAGCCCCACCCTGTCTGTGAGTCCAGTTTATGGTCAGAACGAAAACAGCACTTTGTTTAAATCGCAGTCACTGGATTTACCCAGTTTTAATGACCGCTCCCGATCGCCAAGTCCACAGCCTTCTAGTTTCATAATGCGAGATCTCGAAATTTCTCCACGAATTGCTAATGAGCCTCCCTCAACATTCAAACCAACTGTGAGGTACAGCAGGCAAGTAGTCATCCGTCAGGACAGCTATCTTACAGCTGCCAGTGACTCAGAGCTTCCAATCCCCTTGCCTACACATAGTGCTTTAACACCTCGCAGCTGTTCTCCAGCACAACCCAATGACATCCCTTCAAGCCCATTAGACTCTGATATAGCAAACCTGGATGCACTGGAGGAACCACAAGTCAAAACTGTCGCCGGAGCAAAATTCTTACACTTTCCAGAGAACATGGGAAATGCAGAACTTGAGGGTCTAGCAGGGAAGCTCGATTTAGGCAACTGCTTGGAGGCTTTAACACTTGCTAAAAAACATGGTCACACTGCCCTTCAGCAAGCTGCTCTCCGTGTCATGTCTGATAATTACCTTCAGGTCCTCAGAGACCCAAGCCTCTTTGGCAGGCTGAAAGCAGGGGAGCGTGATCACATCCAAACACAACGCATGAGAGGAAGGAAGTGGTTAGTGGTCGCAGATATGGATTCCCCAGATTGGAGTAGACGTCTGTCACAGTCAATGGATTTAGGTTCTGAATCAGTTAAGTCCTCAAGCGGTATTTATTACTACGATGATTATAAGGACACATGGCACCTTCATACCCACATTCCCCAGGAAGTGTTATCTAAAGGTTGTGCCATGTGCACCATGGATAATTATCTATTTATCGCTGTGGGTTTCCAAGGCCCAGAGCGTGAAGCGACCCCTTCGAGGAAAGTGTACTGTTACAACCCAGTGACTTCCATTTGGAGCGAAATAAGCCCCATGAATGAGGCAAGGCCTCACTGCAAACTCGTGGCTCTGCAGGGCCATCTGTACGCCATTGGAGGCGAGTGCCTATCAACGGTTGAGCGCTACGACCCCAGGACAAACCGGTGGACCTTTGTGGCACCTCTTCCTAATGAGACATTCGCTGTAGCTCACAAGGCCACAGCTTGCAGCGGTGAACTGTTTGTTGCAGGGGGCACATTGAGATACACCCTCTTGCGCTATAATCCCAAGACCAACACGTGGCGAGAGAGCATGATCAATGGTAGTAAGGACAAAACCACAGAAATGGTGGCAGTCAGGAATTTCTTGTACCGTTTTGACGTCAGTCCCCTGGGCATCAGCGTGTATCGCTTTCATGCAATGGCCCGACTGTGGTACGAATGCTCTTCGATACGCCTCCCACATTGCACAGCCTTTCAGTGTGTGACTATGGACAATATCATCTACTGTGTGAGCCGTCAGTTTACTTTGAGATTCCTTGCAGATGAGGTATCTCCAAGCTTTGTTGCACAGGATTTGAAAGTGTTGTATCCGGCTAAAGGCATTTTGTTTCCGTTCGTCCTTGTGCTTCCCGATAGGTCCACTCAACAAACTTGTGTTTAA
- the LOC113111344 gene encoding uncharacterized protein C1orf158-like isoform X3, translating into MANSSYRMDYMAHMPHRPDAVMCQRAFRRSEGLPLRQLFSHHGLLSSHCLVSQYDESYGRQASSSLPTLHSWSSFKLARVPERSDHPIQGPPTNFGLAASWRARMEQQRALVPTLSEYRASYPLHPNSAFCYSHHVSMLKRFSSSQLPANLSNEDLALKH; encoded by the exons ATGGCCAACAGCAGCTACAGGATGGACTACATGGCCCATATGCCACACAGGCCTGATGCTGTCATGTGCCAAAGGGCATTTCGCAGATCAGAG GGTCTTCCCTTAAGGCAGTTATTTTCTCATCATGGCCTCCTCTCCTCCCACTGTCTGGTGTCACAGTATGATGAGTCGTACGGGCGGCAGGCCTCCTCCTCTCTGCCCACACTGCACTCCTGGAGCTCTTTCAAACTGGCCAGGGTCCCAGAGAGGTCAGATCACCCAATCCAAG GCCCCCCTACTAATTTTGGCTTGGCGGCTTCTTGGCGGGCCCGCATGGAACAACAGCGGGCACTTGTGCCCACATTAAGCGAGTATAGGGCTTCATACCCTCTGCACCCCAACAGTGCCTTCTGTTATTCTCACCACGTCAGCATGCTCAAGCGCTTCTCCAGCAGTCAGCTTCCTGCCAACCTCAGCAACGAGGACCTGGCACTGAAACACTAA